A single genomic interval of Pseudomonas sp. FeN3W harbors:
- a CDS encoding zinc ribbon domain-containing protein YjdM, translated as MSSLPPCPKCNSEYTYEDGQMLVCPECAHEWSATDDAAAASESDKVIKDAVGNTLQDGDTVTVIKDLKVKGSSLVVKVGTKVKNIRLVDGDHDIDCKIDGIGAMKLKSEFVKKV; from the coding sequence GTGAGCTCGCTGCCCCCCTGCCCCAAATGCAACTCCGAATACACCTACGAAGACGGCCAGATGCTGGTCTGCCCCGAGTGCGCCCATGAGTGGTCCGCCACCGACGACGCGGCTGCCGCGAGCGAAAGCGACAAGGTGATCAAGGACGCGGTGGGCAACACCCTGCAGGACGGCGACACCGTCACGGTGATCAAGGACCTCAAGGTCAAGGGCTCGTCGCTGGTGGTCAAGGTCGGCACCAAGGTGAAGAACATCCGCCTGGTCGATGGCGACCACGACATCGACTGCAAGATCGACGGCATCGGCGCGATGAAGCTGAAGTCAGAGTTCGTCAAGAAGGTCTGA
- a CDS encoding acyl-CoA thioesterase — translation MLDGHAELTMTVLMTPDKANFSGNVHGGTLLKYLDEVAYACASRYAGQYVVTLSVDQVVFRQPVHVGELVTFLASVNYTGTTSMEIGIKVITEDIRSKTVRHTNSCFFTMVALGEDGKPVPVPPLNPKTPEQQRRFAQAYQRREIRRELEHRYSELRAGSERLAAVK, via the coding sequence ATGCTAGATGGACATGCAGAGCTGACCATGACCGTGCTGATGACGCCGGACAAAGCCAATTTTTCTGGCAACGTACATGGCGGCACGCTGCTCAAGTATCTCGACGAGGTCGCCTATGCCTGCGCCAGCCGCTATGCCGGGCAGTACGTCGTCACCCTCTCGGTGGATCAAGTGGTGTTCCGCCAGCCGGTGCATGTCGGCGAGCTGGTCACCTTCCTCGCCTCGGTCAACTACACCGGCACCACATCGATGGAAATCGGCATCAAGGTCATCACCGAAGACATCCGTTCGAAGACCGTACGCCACACCAATAGCTGCTTCTTCACCATGGTCGCCCTCGGCGAGGACGGCAAACCGGTACCGGTACCGCCGCTGAACCCGAAGACCCCCGAACAGCAGCGCCGCTTCGCCCAGGCCTATCAACGTCGCGAAATCCGCCGCGAGCTGGAGCACCGCTACAGCGAACTGCGTGCCGGCAGCGAGCGCCTCGCCGCGGTGAAGTGA
- a CDS encoding c-type cytochrome, producing the protein MRMLALALLACFVPLSHASEAVVERFNYVMADEQRRELASLAGQERAVFCSYCHGETGNSKRKHIPNLAGQNPLYLFHAFEKFASGERTDFVMSKLAQNLSMEERVNIAVYFSQQKVNPPAGTVDAALRNSGEKIFQTTCTGCHGAHAEGMETMPRLAGQPDEYIRKALTRFREKDPSRAGSVMIGVAAQLSAADVEALAAYLSQLKLTPAEEMANLNRLRKTTAAAQ; encoded by the coding sequence ATGCGTATGCTCGCTCTTGCCCTGCTCGCCTGCTTCGTTCCGCTGTCCCATGCCAGTGAGGCGGTCGTCGAGCGTTTCAACTACGTCATGGCCGATGAGCAACGGCGCGAGCTGGCCAGCCTGGCCGGGCAGGAGCGTGCGGTATTCTGTTCCTACTGCCACGGTGAAACCGGTAACAGCAAGCGCAAGCACATTCCCAATCTGGCCGGGCAGAATCCGCTGTACCTGTTCCATGCCTTCGAGAAGTTCGCCAGCGGCGAGCGCACCGACTTCGTCATGTCCAAGCTGGCGCAGAATCTCAGCATGGAGGAGCGGGTGAACATCGCGGTGTACTTCAGCCAGCAGAAGGTCAATCCACCGGCTGGCACTGTGGATGCCGCGCTACGCAACAGCGGGGAAAAGATCTTCCAGACTACCTGCACAGGTTGTCACGGCGCTCACGCCGAGGGCATGGAGACCATGCCGCGGCTGGCCGGACAACCTGACGAGTACATTCGCAAGGCATTGACGCGCTTTCGCGAGAAGGACCCCAGCCGCGCAGGTTCGGTGATGATCGGCGTCGCCGCGCAGCTTTCCGCGGCGGACGTAGAGGCGCTGGCGGCCTATCTCTCGCAGCTGAAGCTGACGCCGGCCGAGGAAATGGCCAACCTCAACCGTCTGCGCAAGACCACCGCCGCCGCTCAGTAA
- a CDS encoding cold shock and DUF1294 domain-containing protein translates to MEQRGTLKNWNDQKGFGFIRPEQGGEDVFAHISAVHGERRPLVGDRVLYVVGRDSQGRLRAEHLRLDAPLTLDQPAIRQRPGSQRQKTERPDRPRATARAARKPARQLLAGNIQRLPLKLVLFALLCLLPLAGSLLRLGALLPLAIYAVASLLTFFLYWRDKHSALKDRWRTPETTLHFFELAGGWPGALVAQQVFRHKTRKLSYQLTFWLIVVLHQAFWIDLLFIGSGFTRERLDWLLRLQ, encoded by the coding sequence ATGGAACAGCGAGGCACGCTGAAAAACTGGAACGACCAGAAGGGCTTCGGCTTCATTCGCCCGGAGCAGGGCGGCGAAGATGTCTTCGCGCACATCTCGGCCGTGCATGGCGAGCGTCGGCCGCTGGTGGGCGACCGGGTGCTCTACGTGGTCGGGCGCGATTCTCAAGGCCGTTTGCGCGCCGAACATCTGCGGCTGGATGCGCCGCTGACGCTGGATCAGCCGGCGATTCGCCAGCGCCCGGGCAGTCAGCGGCAGAAGACCGAGCGACCGGACCGCCCGCGCGCGACGGCGCGTGCCGCCAGAAAGCCGGCGCGGCAGCTGCTCGCCGGGAACATTCAGCGGCTTCCGCTCAAGCTGGTGCTGTTCGCGCTGCTCTGCCTGCTGCCGCTGGCGGGCAGCCTCCTGCGCCTCGGGGCGCTGTTGCCGTTGGCGATCTATGCCGTCGCCAGCCTGCTGACCTTCTTCCTCTACTGGCGCGACAAGCACAGCGCGCTGAAGGATCGCTGGCGCACGCCGGAAACCACACTGCATTTCTTCGAGCTGGCCGGCGGCTGGCCGGGCGCGCTCGTCGCGCAGCAGGTCTTTCGCCACAAGACCCGCAAGCTGAGCTATCAGCTGACCTTCTGGCTGATCGTGGTGCTGCACCAGGCGTTCTGGATCGATCTGCTGTTCATCGGCAGCGGCTTTACCCGCGAGCGGCTGGACTGGCTGTTGCGGCTGCAGTGA